In Paracoccus aerodenitrificans, the following are encoded in one genomic region:
- the serA gene encoding phosphoglycerate dehydrogenase: MPKVLVSDKLSETAVQIFRDRGVDVDYMPDIGKDKDKLAEVIGQYDGLAIRSATKVTEKLLEQADHLKVIGRAGIGVDNVDIPAASKKGVIVMNTPFGNSVTTAEHAIALMFAVARQLPEASVSTHAGKWEKSRFMGVELFNKTLGLIGAGNIGSIVADRALGLKMKVLAYDPFLSEERAAQIGVKKVELDELLGKADFITMHVPLTEKTRNILSRENIAKTKKGVRIINAARGGLVDEKALAEALQSGHVAGAALDVFATEPATDSPLFNLPNVVVTPHLGASTTEAQENVALQVAEQMADYLLTGAVTNALNMPSVTAEEARIMGPWIKLAGHLGSFIGQMTDEPIKSINVLYDGAASEMNLNALNASVIAGVMKAANPDVNMVSAPAIAKDRGIQIATTRQEAAGVYDGYIKVTVVTDQRERSIAGTVFSDGKPRFIQIRGINVDAEIGEHMLYTRNKDVPGVIGALGSTLGELGVNIANFQLGRTSSGEDAIAILYLDEAMSDQALAALEKTGKFLQARALHFEI, translated from the coding sequence ATGCCCAAGGTTCTCGTATCCGACAAGCTGTCGGAAACCGCCGTCCAGATTTTCCGCGACCGCGGAGTCGATGTGGATTACATGCCGGATATCGGCAAGGATAAGGACAAACTGGCCGAGGTGATCGGACAATATGACGGGCTGGCGATCCGGTCCGCCACGAAAGTCACTGAAAAGCTGCTGGAGCAGGCGGATCATCTGAAGGTGATCGGTCGCGCAGGGATCGGCGTCGATAACGTGGATATTCCGGCCGCGTCCAAGAAAGGCGTGATCGTGATGAACACGCCTTTCGGGAACTCTGTCACCACGGCGGAACATGCCATTGCGCTGATGTTCGCCGTGGCGCGGCAATTGCCCGAGGCGAGCGTCTCGACCCATGCCGGAAAGTGGGAAAAGAGCCGGTTCATGGGGGTTGAGCTGTTCAACAAGACGCTTGGCCTGATTGGCGCGGGGAATATCGGCTCGATCGTCGCCGATCGCGCATTGGGCCTGAAGATGAAGGTTCTGGCTTATGATCCCTTCCTTTCGGAAGAACGTGCGGCCCAGATCGGGGTTAAGAAGGTCGAGCTGGATGAGTTGCTGGGCAAGGCCGATTTCATCACCATGCATGTGCCGCTGACCGAGAAGACCCGCAATATCCTGTCGCGCGAGAATATCGCGAAGACCAAAAAAGGCGTCCGCATCATCAATGCCGCGCGAGGCGGTCTGGTCGATGAGAAAGCTCTGGCCGAAGCGTTGCAGTCCGGCCATGTCGCGGGCGCGGCTCTGGATGTGTTTGCGACGGAACCGGCCACGGACAGCCCCCTGTTCAACCTGCCGAATGTTGTCGTAACGCCTCATTTGGGCGCATCGACGACCGAGGCGCAGGAAAACGTAGCGCTGCAGGTGGCCGAGCAGATGGCCGATTACCTGCTGACCGGGGCTGTGACCAACGCGCTGAACATGCCCTCGGTCACGGCCGAGGAAGCCAGGATCATGGGGCCGTGGATCAAGCTTGCCGGTCATCTGGGCAGCTTCATCGGACAGATGACGGATGAGCCGATCAAGTCGATCAATGTGCTTTATGACGGTGCGGCTTCGGAAATGAATCTGAACGCGCTGAACGCCTCGGTGATCGCCGGTGTCATGAAAGCCGCGAACCCCGATGTGAACATGGTCTCGGCCCCCGCCATCGCCAAGGATCGCGGCATTCAGATCGCCACGACGCGGCAGGAGGCTGCCGGGGTCTATGACGGCTATATCAAGGTTACCGTCGTCACCGATCAGCGTGAACGCTCGATTGCCGGAACCGTGTTCAGCGACGGAAAGCCGCGCTTCATCCAGATCCGCGGAATCAATGTCGATGCCGAGATCGGTGAGCATATGCTGTATACCCGCAACAAGGACGTGCCGGGCGTGATCGGTGCGCTTGGTTCGACACTGGGTGAGTTGGGCGTGAATATCGCAAACTTCCAGCTTGGGCGGACCAGTTCCGGGGAAGATGCGATCGCGATTCTGTATCTCGACGAGGCGATGTCTGATCAGGCGCTTGCCGCGCTTGAA
- a CDS encoding phosphoserine transaminase, producing the protein MANTQPAARPANPRFSSGPCAKIPDYNLDMLSDAPLGRSHRAAIGKEKLAAAIETTREVLGVPEDYRIGIVPASDTGAVEMAMWSLLGERPVEMLAWESFGAGWVTDVVKQLKLDAKVQTADYGRIVDFASVDFDRDVVFTWNGTTSGVRLPNGDAIPADRAGLTICDATSAAFAMELPFDKLDVVTFSWQKVLGGEGGHGVLILSPRAVERLENYMPAWPLPKIFRMTKGGKLIEGIFKGETINTPSMLCVEDYLVALNWAKSVGGRQGLIDRATANAQAVWDFCESRDWIANLAEDPATASTTSVCLKFTDERIRDGAAFAKAVAKRLEKEGVGLDMGAYRDAPPGLRIWCGSTVETSDVQALLPWIEWAFHEEIAAQG; encoded by the coding sequence ATGGCGAATACGCAACCGGCTGCGCGTCCGGCTAATCCGCGCTTTTCTTCTGGCCCCTGCGCCAAGATTCCCGATTACAATCTGGATATGCTGTCCGACGCTCCTCTGGGCCGCTCGCATCGCGCTGCCATCGGCAAGGAAAAGCTGGCGGCGGCAATTGAGACCACGCGTGAGGTGCTTGGTGTGCCGGAGGATTACCGGATCGGCATCGTGCCGGCCTCGGATACCGGGGCGGTCGAGATGGCGATGTGGTCTCTGCTGGGGGAACGCCCGGTCGAGATGCTGGCATGGGAAAGCTTTGGCGCGGGCTGGGTCACCGATGTGGTCAAGCAGCTGAAGCTGGATGCGAAGGTTCAGACCGCCGATTATGGCAGGATCGTCGATTTCGCATCGGTCGATTTCGACCGGGACGTGGTGTTCACATGGAACGGCACGACCTCGGGTGTTCGCCTGCCAAATGGCGATGCGATCCCGGCGGACCGGGCCGGGCTGACGATTTGCGACGCGACCTCGGCGGCGTTTGCGATGGAACTACCTTTCGACAAGCTGGATGTGGTTACTTTCTCCTGGCAGAAAGTGCTGGGTGGCGAAGGCGGGCATGGTGTGCTGATCCTCTCGCCGCGTGCCGTTGAGCGGCTGGAAAACTATATGCCCGCATGGCCGCTGCCGAAGATTTTTCGCATGACCAAGGGTGGCAAGCTGATCGAAGGCATCTTCAAGGGTGAAACGATCAACACGCCGTCCATGCTCTGCGTCGAGGATTATCTGGTTGCTCTGAACTGGGCGAAATCGGTTGGCGGGCGGCAGGGTCTGATCGACCGGGCCACAGCCAATGCGCAGGCGGTCTGGGATTTCTGCGAGAGCCGCGACTGGATCGCCAATCTGGCCGAAGATCCGGCGACGGCCTCGACCACCAGCGTCTGCCTGAAATTCACCGATGAGCGCATCAGGGACGGTGCCGCCTTCGCCAAGGCCGTGGCCAAGCGGCTGGAGAAGGAAGGCGTCGGGCTGGATATGGGCGCGTATCGCGACGCACCGCCCGGTCTGCGGATCTGGTGCGGCTCGACCGTGGAAACATCCGATGTTCAGGCGCTGCTGCCTTGGATCGAATGGGCGTTCCACGAAGAGATCGCCGCGCAAGGCTGA
- the dusA gene encoding tRNA dihydrouridine(20/20a) synthase DusA, giving the protein MSTASRLSVAPMMDWTDRYCRGFHRVLSRRTLLYTEMVTAAAIIHGPCERLLRKGDDEHPVALQLGGSEPEELARATALAAEFGYDEINLNVGCPSDRVQSGCFGAVLMKTPALVADCVGAMIAESPVEVTVKCRIGVDDQEPEIVLPDFLSRMSDAGVSRIIIHARKAWLQGLSPKDNREIPPLDYDLVHRMKAAFPDLHLSINGGIGADAVRAQLRVMDGVMIGRAAYHQPWDILGDADRLWDEAPPFSDPVDAAMAMRPVIHEWLEEGTRIHQITRHMLGLFHGRAGARRWRRTLSEGAHKAGSPAEALALYDRALDEVGNLVEAAAWN; this is encoded by the coding sequence ATGTCAACGGCCTCACGCCTGTCCGTCGCCCCGATGATGGACTGGACCGACCGTTATTGCCGTGGGTTTCACCGGGTCCTGTCACGCCGCACGCTGCTTTATACCGAAATGGTCACCGCCGCCGCGATCATCCACGGGCCGTGCGAAAGGCTGCTGCGCAAGGGCGATGATGAGCATCCCGTCGCCCTGCAACTTGGCGGGTCAGAGCCGGAAGAGCTTGCGCGGGCGACGGCGCTTGCGGCGGAGTTCGGCTATGATGAGATCAATCTGAATGTCGGTTGCCCCTCTGACCGGGTGCAATCAGGCTGTTTCGGGGCCGTGCTGATGAAGACGCCTGCTCTGGTCGCGGATTGCGTGGGTGCGATGATCGCGGAAAGCCCGGTCGAGGTGACGGTCAAATGCCGGATCGGGGTCGATGATCAGGAACCGGAGATCGTGCTGCCCGATTTCCTGTCCCGGATGAGCGATGCAGGGGTCTCGCGGATTATCATCCATGCCCGGAAAGCCTGGCTTCAGGGGCTGAGCCCGAAGGATAACCGTGAAATTCCGCCGCTGGATTATGATCTTGTTCACCGGATGAAGGCGGCTTTTCCCGATCTGCATCTGTCGATCAATGGCGGGATCGGCGCGGATGCGGTGCGGGCCCAGCTTCGGGTCATGGATGGAGTCATGATCGGCCGCGCCGCCTATCACCAGCCCTGGGATATTCTCGGAGACGCGGACAGGTTGTGGGATGAAGCCCCGCCATTTTCCGATCCCGTGGATGCGGCAATGGCGATGCGTCCGGTTATTCATGAATGGCTTGAGGAAGGGACGCGGATCCATCAAATCACCCGGCATATGCTGGGTCTGTTTCACGGGCGGGCAGGCGCTCGCAGATGGCGCCGCACGCTCAGCGAAGGGGCGCATAAGGCGGGTTCTCCGGCAGAGGCTCTTGCGCTTTACGACCGGGCATTGGATGAGGTCGGTAATCTGGTTGAGGCTGCTGCATGGAACTGA
- a CDS encoding sulfite exporter TauE/SafE family protein, producing the protein MELILPALILAAVGAFAGVLAGLLGVGGGIVLVPAFFYLFSAAGYGSEDLMQICLATSLATIIVTSARSVMAHKRKGAVDWYILRDWAPGIAIGAAIGVFTVAGLRTETLQVIFGTLVLVIAAYMIFGRSSWQLADDMPKGPVKYVLSALTGFVSVLLGIGGGSIGVPLMTLHGRPIHRAVASAAGFGGLIALPSALLFLFTPTENAPPGTVGAVNIPAFLIVIAMTLLTAPLGASLAHRLDPKRLKRVFAFFLALVALNMLRKSLF; encoded by the coding sequence ATGGAACTGATTCTTCCCGCATTGATACTTGCGGCTGTCGGCGCGTTTGCCGGCGTTCTTGCCGGTCTTCTGGGCGTTGGCGGCGGTATCGTACTGGTGCCGGCCTTCTTCTATCTGTTCAGCGCGGCGGGGTACGGGTCTGAAGATCTGATGCAGATCTGCCTTGCGACCTCGCTTGCGACGATCATCGTCACCTCGGCACGCTCGGTCATGGCGCATAAACGCAAGGGTGCGGTGGACTGGTATATCCTGCGGGACTGGGCGCCCGGCATCGCGATAGGTGCGGCAATCGGTGTGTTCACCGTCGCGGGGCTGAGGACCGAAACCCTGCAGGTGATCTTCGGTACGCTGGTGCTGGTGATCGCGGCCTATATGATTTTCGGTCGCTCAAGCTGGCAACTGGCTGACGATATGCCCAAAGGTCCGGTGAAATATGTGCTATCGGCGCTGACCGGCTTCGTTTCGGTCCTGCTGGGGATCGGGGGCGGCTCGATCGGCGTGCCGCTGATGACGCTGCATGGCCGCCCGATCCACCGTGCGGTTGCCTCGGCTGCGGGGTTTGGCGGGCTGATCGCCTTGCCCTCGGCGCTGCTGTTCCTGTTCACCCCGACCGAAAACGCGCCGCCGGGAACGGTCGGTGCGGTGAATATTCCTGCCTTTCTTATCGTCATCGCCATGACGCTTCTGACCGCGCCGCTTGGTGCCTCGCTTGCGCATCGGCTTGATCCCAAGCGGCTCAAGCGGGTCTTCGCCTTCTTCCTTGCTCTCGTGGCGCTGAACATGCTGCGGAAGTCCCTGTTCTGA
- the aroA gene encoding 3-phosphoshikimate 1-carboxyvinyltransferase has translation MSHGPASPMSSRRSAALKGEAAIPGDKSISHRALILGALAIGRTHITGLLEGQDVLDTAKAMQAFGAQVERLGPGEWTVDGVGVGGFAEPEGVIDCGNSGTGVRLIMGAMATTPITATFTGDASLSRRPMRRITDPLEQFGAQITAREGGLLPVTINGAEDAIPVSYRTPVASAQIKSAVLLAGLNAPGQTVVTEAEPTRDHTERMLAGFGATIATEQTDEGHVITLTGQPELRGQQVAVPRDPSSAAFPVAAALIVPGSEIRVAGISRNPTRDGLYVTLAEMGADLLWENDREEGGEPVADLVVRHSALRGVSVPAERAASMIDEFPILSVIAAMAQGETVMNGVAELRVKESDRIDAMAKGLRANGVEVSETRDSMTVHGKGEIPGGGAPVETHLDHRIAMSFLVAGLAANAEITVDDGSAIATSFPDFVPLMTGLGADLG, from the coding sequence ATGTCACACGGCCCCGCCTCTCCGATGTCGTCACGCCGTTCCGCCGCGCTGAAGGGTGAGGCTGCGATACCGGGCGACAAGTCGATCAGCCATCGGGCGCTGATCCTTGGCGCTCTGGCGATTGGCCGGACCCATATCACCGGGCTGCTGGAGGGGCAGGACGTTCTGGATACCGCGAAGGCGATGCAGGCCTTCGGAGCGCAGGTCGAACGGCTGGGGCCGGGTGAATGGACCGTGGACGGTGTCGGTGTCGGCGGTTTCGCCGAACCGGAGGGTGTGATCGATTGCGGCAATTCCGGGACCGGCGTCCGGCTGATCATGGGGGCGATGGCGACCACGCCGATCACCGCGACCTTTACCGGCGATGCCAGCCTGTCGCGCCGCCCGATGCGGCGTATCACCGACCCGCTGGAACAGTTCGGAGCGCAGATTACCGCACGGGAAGGTGGTCTGCTGCCGGTGACGATCAACGGGGCGGAGGATGCGATTCCGGTAAGCTATCGCACGCCGGTCGCTTCGGCGCAGATCAAATCGGCGGTGCTGCTGGCCGGGCTGAACGCGCCGGGCCAGACCGTCGTGACCGAGGCCGAACCCACACGCGACCATACCGAGCGCATGCTGGCCGGTTTCGGCGCGACCATCGCCACGGAACAGACTGATGAGGGACATGTCATCACGCTGACCGGCCAGCCAGAGCTTCGCGGCCAGCAGGTCGCCGTTCCGCGCGACCCGAGTTCCGCCGCCTTTCCCGTTGCCGCGGCGCTGATCGTGCCCGGATCGGAAATCCGCGTTGCCGGGATCAGCCGCAATCCGACGCGGGACGGGCTTTATGTGACCCTGGCCGAGATGGGCGCGGATCTTCTTTGGGAAAACGACCGTGAAGAGGGCGGAGAGCCGGTCGCCGATCTGGTCGTGCGTCACTCGGCATTGCGCGGCGTCTCTGTTCCGGCGGAACGCGCCGCCAGCATGATCGACGAATTCCCGATCCTGTCGGTGATCGCGGCGATGGCGCAGGGCGAGACGGTGATGAACGGTGTGGCCGAATTGCGGGTCAAGGAATCCGACCGGATCGACGCGATGGCCAAAGGCCTGCGGGCAAACGGGGTCGAGGTCTCGGAGACGCGGGACAGCATGACGGTTCACGGAAAGGGCGAAATCCCCGGAGGCGGAGCGCCCGTCGAAACCCATCTGGATCACCGCATCGCCATGTCATTTCTGGTCGCGGGTCTGGCGGCGAATGCAGAAATCACTGTCGATGACGGCAGCGCAATCGCGACCTCATTCCCGGATTTCGTGCCGCTGATGACGGGACTTGGGGCCGATCTGGGTTAA
- a CDS encoding VOC family protein: MSYYQGRLFDHIHLRVADFERARVFYEAVLVALGRSDCIGHGRDWMECDELMIEEITPGESPSRIHICFQAPDRKTVDRFYRSALEAGGRENGAPGLRDYHPGYYAAYVLDPDGNNIEAKCDERVRKRSCDTIQIDTD; encoded by the coding sequence ATGAGCTATTATCAGGGACGGTTATTCGACCATATCCATCTGCGCGTTGCGGATTTCGAACGCGCCCGCGTCTTTTATGAGGCGGTTCTGGTGGCGTTGGGTCGAAGCGATTGTATCGGTCATGGCCGCGACTGGATGGAATGCGATGAGCTGATGATCGAAGAGATCACTCCCGGCGAAAGCCCAAGCCGGATCCATATCTGTTTTCAGGCCCCCGACCGCAAGACCGTGGACAGGTTTTACCGCTCGGCGCTGGAGGCGGGCGGCAGGGAAAACGGTGCACCCGGGCTGCGCGATTATCATCCGGGATATTACGCCGCCTATGTGCTCGACCCGGACGGCAATAATATCGAGGCGAAATGCGATGAGCGGGTGCGCAAGAGATCCTGCGACACGATCCAGATCGACACGGATTAA
- a CDS encoding NADH:ubiquinone oxidoreductase subunit NDUFA12, whose protein sequence is MWIVDRVLTWWRGQTLNTQVWTALYGEKVGEDDQGNIYYQSGGGKRRWVIYNGESEASRVPVEWHGWLHHTFKEPPTEAPLPRREWELPHQMNMTGTPQAYRPKSSIYRADPAERSDYDAWQPE, encoded by the coding sequence ATGTGGATCGTTGATCGCGTCCTGACCTGGTGGAGAGGCCAGACCCTGAATACTCAGGTCTGGACCGCGCTTTATGGCGAAAAGGTCGGCGAGGATGATCAGGGGAATATTTACTATCAATCCGGCGGCGGGAAGCGCCGTTGGGTGATCTATAACGGGGAATCCGAGGCAAGCCGGGTGCCGGTCGAATGGCATGGCTGGCTGCATCATACCTTCAAGGAGCCGCCGACAGAGGCACCTCTGCCGCGCCGTGAATGGGAATTGCCGCATCAGATGAACATGACGGGGACGCCTCAGGCCTATCGCCCGAAATCCTCGATCTATCGCGCCGATCCTGCCGAGCGCAGCGATTACGATGCGTGGCAGCCGGAATAA
- a CDS encoding DUF2155 domain-containing protein, with protein sequence MKIIATTLFALSLALPAAAQDGIATTRGSGAVLRALDKVSSEITDLQLSPGDSAEIGRLTVRLGECRYPSADPNSDAFAQLVITDRNSRATLFDGWMIASSPALSALDDARYDVWVLACNTA encoded by the coding sequence ATGAAAATCATCGCCACCACCCTGTTCGCCCTGTCGCTTGCCCTGCCTGCCGCTGCGCAGGACGGCATAGCCACAACGCGCGGAAGCGGTGCTGTGCTGCGTGCCCTGGACAAGGTCTCCAGTGAAATCACCGATCTTCAGCTTTCTCCGGGCGACTCGGCCGAAATCGGGCGGCTGACCGTTCGTCTGGGCGAATGCCGCTATCCGAGCGCGGACCCCAATTCCGACGCCTTTGCACAGCTTGTGATCACAGACCGCAACAGCCGCGCAACCCTGTTCGATGGCTGGATGATCGCGTCCTCTCCGGCGCTGTCGGCGCTTGACGATGCGCGTTACGATGTCTGGGTTCTGGCCTGCAACACTGCCTGA
- the aat gene encoding leucyl/phenylalanyl-tRNA--protein transferase: protein MLWGYANGIFPMAVSAHDPALHWFDPSHRGIFPVGDVHISRSMRRHLRHITWQATLNQDFAGTLAGCADRDETWINAPLVSLYTKLFRSGHACSLEVRDADGDLIGGVFGITIGGAFFGESMFSHRENASKAALILLSEHLRHCGFTLFDTQYPTTHLQSLGGQTISRATYRRRLARAIRIGADIRSRPLPSFQAVLQARTQTS from the coding sequence ATGCTGTGGGGATATGCCAATGGCATTTTTCCCATGGCCGTTTCCGCCCATGATCCCGCATTGCACTGGTTCGATCCGTCGCATCGCGGGATATTTCCGGTCGGGGATGTCCATATTTCCCGGTCCATGCGGCGTCATCTGCGCCACATAACATGGCAGGCAACGCTGAATCAGGATTTCGCGGGCACGCTTGCGGGTTGCGCAGATCGGGATGAGACCTGGATCAACGCTCCTCTTGTGTCGCTTTATACGAAACTGTTCCGCAGCGGACATGCCTGCTCGCTTGAGGTTCGTGATGCGGATGGAGACCTGATCGGAGGCGTGTTCGGCATCACCATCGGCGGCGCGTTTTTCGGAGAAAGCATGTTCTCGCACAGAGAAAACGCCTCAAAGGCCGCGCTGATCCTGCTGTCAGAGCATCTGCGGCACTGCGGATTTACCCTGTTCGACACTCAATATCCGACGACCCATCTGCAATCGCTTGGCGGGCAGACCATTTCCCGGGCGACTTACCGGCGCAGACTTGCACGGGCGATCCGGATCGGGGCGGATATAAGGTCCCGTCCCCTGCCCTCTTTTCAGGCAGTGTTGCAGGCCAGAACCCAGACATCGTAA
- the accC gene encoding acetyl-CoA carboxylase biotin carboxylase subunit gives MFQKILIANRGEIALRVIRACREMGIDSVAVHSTADTNAMHVRMADESVCIGPNSSMDSYLNPAAIIAACEISGAQAVHPGYGFLSENAGFAQMLEDHGITFIGPKAEHIRIMGDKITAKDTAKELGIPVVPGSDGGVNEVEDAKRVAAEIGYPVIIKATAGGGGRGMKVAQDENSLEVAFRTARSEAKAAFGNPDVYIEKYLQKPRHIEIQVFGDGKGNAVHLGERDCSLQRRHQKVLEEAPGPSITPEERERIGKICADAMKNLGYIGAGTIEFLYEDGEFYFIEMNTRLQVEHPVTEAIFDVDLVREQIRVAAGQKMELNQDDLRIRGHAIEVRINAEKLPNFSPSPGKITQFHAPGGLGVRMDSAIYDGYVIPPYYDSLIGKLIVHGRDRPEALARLSRALSELIVDGVDTTMPLFSALLQEPDIQSGNYSIHWLERWLAQNAPA, from the coding sequence ATGTTCCAAAAGATCCTGATTGCCAATCGTGGCGAGATCGCGCTGCGCGTGATCCGCGCATGCCGGGAAATGGGCATCGATTCCGTCGCTGTCCATTCGACCGCCGACACCAATGCAATGCATGTCCGCATGGCCGACGAATCGGTCTGTATCGGGCCGAATTCGTCGATGGACAGCTATCTCAACCCCGCCGCGATCATCGCCGCCTGTGAAATCAGCGGCGCTCAGGCGGTCCATCCCGGATATGGTTTCCTGTCCGAAAATGCGGGTTTTGCGCAGATGCTGGAAGATCACGGCATCACCTTTATCGGCCCGAAAGCGGAACATATCCGCATCATGGGCGACAAGATCACCGCCAAGGACACCGCGAAGGAACTGGGCATTCCGGTCGTTCCTGGCTCGGATGGCGGGGTGAATGAGGTCGAGGACGCGAAACGTGTCGCCGCCGAGATCGGGTATCCGGTGATCATCAAGGCAACGGCAGGCGGCGGCGGGCGCGGCATGAAGGTCGCGCAGGACGAAAACAGCCTTGAGGTCGCCTTCCGCACCGCCCGGTCCGAGGCAAAGGCTGCCTTCGGTAACCCCGATGTCTATATCGAGAAATACCTGCAAAAGCCGCGCCATATCGAAATTCAGGTTTTCGGCGACGGCAAGGGCAATGCGGTGCATCTGGGCGAGCGCGACTGTTCCTTGCAGCGCCGTCATCAGAAGGTTCTGGAGGAAGCCCCCGGCCCCTCGATCACGCCAGAGGAACGCGAACGGATCGGCAAAATCTGCGCCGATGCGATGAAAAATCTGGGCTATATCGGCGCGGGCACGATTGAGTTCCTATATGAAGACGGTGAATTCTATTTCATCGAGATGAACACCCGCCTTCAGGTCGAGCATCCCGTGACCGAGGCGATTTTCGACGTCGATCTTGTCCGCGAACAGATCCGGGTCGCAGCCGGCCAGAAGATGGAACTGAATCAGGACGATCTGCGCATTCGCGGCCATGCCATCGAGGTGCGGATCAATGCCGAGAAATTGCCGAATTTCAGCCCTTCTCCGGGCAAGATCACGCAGTTTCACGCGCCGGGCGGGTTGGGCGTCCGCATGGACAGCGCGATCTATGATGGCTATGTCATCCCGCCCTATTATGACAGCCTGATCGGCAAGCTGATCGTGCATGGCCGGGACCGCCCCGAGGCTCTGGCACGGCTGAGCCGGGCCTTGTCCGAACTGATCGTGGATGGCGTGGACACGACGATGCCACTGTTCAGTGCGCTGTTGCAGGAGCCGGATATCCAGTCGGGGAATTATTCGATCCATTGGCTGGAACGCTGGCTGGCGCAGAACGCTCCGGCTTGA
- the accB gene encoding acetyl-CoA carboxylase biotin carboxyl carrier protein — protein MTEDAKSGKHHEGDVAFIQSLAELLNSSELSELSVKREYGENDRLTVSLSKYGKQVMMQAPAALAPPPVAAPQSPATPTATPGATVGAETDPGDLPGAITSPMVGTAYLSAEPGAAPFVSIGQKVSEGDTLLIVEAMKTMNHIPSPKSGTVKRILVDDGTPVEYGAPLMVVE, from the coding sequence ATGACCGAAGATGCCAAATCCGGCAAGCACCACGAAGGCGACGTGGCATTCATTCAGTCTCTGGCCGAGCTTCTGAACAGCAGCGAGCTGTCTGAACTATCGGTGAAGCGCGAATATGGCGAGAATGACCGGCTGACGGTCAGCCTTTCGAAATACGGCAAACAGGTGATGATGCAGGCGCCCGCCGCGCTTGCTCCGCCTCCGGTTGCGGCACCGCAAAGTCCGGCCACGCCGACCGCGACCCCCGGCGCTACGGTCGGGGCGGAAACCGATCCCGGCGATCTGCCCGGCGCGATTACCTCGCCTATGGTAGGCACGGCCTATCTTTCGGCGGAACCGGGTGCGGCACCCTTTGTCAGCATCGGCCAGAAAGTCAGCGAGGGCGATACGCTGCTGATCGTCGAGGCGATGAAGACGATGAACCACATCCCCTCACCCAAATCCGGCACGGTCAAGCGGATCCTCGTCGATGACGGCACGCCGGTCGAATATGGTGCGCCCCTGATGGTCGTGGAATGA
- a CDS encoding phosphoribosyl-ATP diphosphatase, which translates to MSDYDAFLRLDATIAERKQADPEESWTAKLLARGPEKCAEKFGEEAIEAIIEAVKGDREKLTSEAADAVYHLAVMLAARDLSLKDVAAELARREGRSGIAEKAGRG; encoded by the coding sequence ATGAGCGATTACGACGCATTCCTGCGGCTGGATGCCACCATTGCCGAGCGTAAACAGGCCGACCCAGAGGAAAGCTGGACGGCAAAACTTCTGGCGCGGGGACCGGAAAAATGCGCCGAGAAATTCGGCGAGGAAGCTATCGAGGCAATCATCGAGGCCGTCAAAGGCGACCGCGAGAAGCTGACATCCGAGGCGGCGGATGCGGTTTATCATCTGGCGGTGATGCTGGCGGCCCGGGATTTGTCGCTGAAAGACGTGGCCGCCGAGTTGGCACGGCGCGAGGGCCGTTCCGGTATTGCCGAGAAGGCCGGGCGCGGCTGA